Proteins from a genomic interval of Pseudomonas silesiensis:
- a CDS encoding Y-family DNA polymerase, with the protein MRWVCILFPQLALDAVLRQRADPDEPLALLTGPAQRRVLQAVNASARALGLRPGQSMTAAQALSKGFVTAEYDAAEIEHWQQFLAAWAYRFSSQVSVHYPRAVVFEIESSLGLFGPWPHFEARLRTELGELGFRHRIVAAPNPVAARVLANAYDGLVVPDDQALQYHLGQLPIDRIGLEAGVATALSRMGLRTLSQVQALPRQSLARRFEAQVLKHLDALLGTRRLALAFYLPPDRFDVRIELNFDVQSHQALLFPLRRLTGDLAAFLCGRDSGVQRFDLHLEHAGLPDSVIKVGLLSAERDPAMLFELARGRLEQVQVEAPVRGFRLRAEDLPAFVPQYQELFDDRPQQSLPWEQLRERLRARLGDDAVQGLRFQADHRPECAWQASVDSQPCAALSDVQRPGWLLTDPMAVHESSTRILMGPERIESGWWDGADVRRDYYLIETRSGQQGWAWRAVGEDGPLWLQGWFA; encoded by the coding sequence ATGCGCTGGGTGTGCATTCTCTTCCCGCAATTGGCGCTGGACGCGGTCCTGCGTCAGCGCGCCGATCCCGACGAGCCGCTGGCGCTGCTGACCGGCCCGGCCCAGCGTCGGGTGTTGCAGGCGGTCAACGCTTCGGCGCGGGCACTGGGCTTGCGTCCGGGGCAGTCGATGACGGCTGCGCAGGCCCTGAGCAAGGGCTTCGTCACGGCGGAATATGACGCTGCCGAGATCGAGCACTGGCAGCAGTTTCTCGCCGCCTGGGCCTATCGGTTCAGCTCCCAGGTCAGCGTGCATTACCCGCGGGCGGTGGTGTTTGAAATCGAATCCAGCCTGGGCCTGTTCGGACCCTGGCCGCACTTCGAAGCACGCTTGCGGACCGAACTCGGCGAGCTGGGGTTTCGCCACCGCATCGTTGCCGCGCCCAACCCGGTGGCGGCGCGGGTATTGGCCAATGCCTATGACGGTCTGGTGGTGCCCGACGATCAAGCCTTGCAGTATCACCTGGGGCAGTTGCCCATTGACCGCATCGGGTTGGAGGCGGGTGTCGCCACGGCGTTATCGCGCATGGGGTTGCGCACCCTGAGCCAGGTGCAGGCGTTGCCCCGGCAGAGTCTGGCCCGGCGTTTCGAGGCCCAGGTGCTCAAGCACCTGGATGCCTTGCTGGGTACCCGTCGGCTGGCGCTGGCGTTCTACTTGCCGCCGGACCGCTTCGATGTGCGCATCGAGCTCAATTTCGATGTGCAGTCCCATCAGGCGCTGCTGTTTCCGTTACGCCGCCTGACCGGCGATCTTGCTGCTTTCCTGTGTGGCCGGGACAGCGGCGTGCAGCGCTTTGACCTGCACCTGGAGCACGCCGGGTTGCCGGACAGCGTGATCAAGGTCGGCCTGCTCAGCGCCGAGCGCGATCCGGCCATGCTCTTCGAACTGGCCCGGGGCCGGCTGGAACAGGTCCAGGTCGAGGCCCCGGTGCGCGGTTTTCGCTTGCGCGCCGAAGACTTGCCGGCCTTCGTTCCCCAGTACCAGGAACTGTTCGACGACCGCCCGCAGCAGTCCTTGCCCTGGGAGCAACTGCGCGAACGCCTGCGCGCCCGGCTCGGGGATGACGCGGTGCAAGGCTTGCGATTCCAGGCCGATCACCGGCCGGAGTGCGCGTGGCAGGCCAGTGTCGACAGCCAGCCCTGTGCGGCGTTGTCGGACGTGCAGCGCCCGGGCTGGTTGCTGACCGACCCCATGGCAGTCCACGAAAGCTCGACGCGCATCCTCATGGGGCCGGAACGCATCGAGTCCGGTTGGTGGGACGGCGCCGACGTGCGCCGGGATTACTACCTGATCGAAACCCGTTCCGGCCAGCAGGGCTGGGCCTGGCGGGCGGTGGGTGAGGACGGCCCGTTGTGGCTGCAGGGCTGGTTCGCATGA
- a CDS encoding HEAT repeat domain-containing protein, whose amino-acid sequence MTSLFDVTDNDDILALQPRLTDEDPGVRRIALIELADLEEPDGLLWLVDRLTQDPTEEVRAEAARLLEAWEDEPVVEALCQALTDPAQAVQAAAAQSLSLLKSEAAGRVILPWTGHADISVRIAAFRALRELRFPAAAQAAVEALNDEDASVRREAVGVLGWLKQLDALPALARLASDDPDTEVRRAATGALGLACDALVLPALRQALQDQAWQVREEAATTLGKVGHADAAPALVDALGDDYWQVRLRATRSLGRLRYVPALDALIETLGHRISNLRKEAALALGELNDKGAIAPLQAAQDDGDPEVRKAVRIALSQLQ is encoded by the coding sequence ATGACCTCTCTATTCGATGTAACCGATAACGATGACATTCTCGCCCTGCAACCGCGCCTGACCGATGAAGATCCCGGCGTGCGGCGGATAGCCCTGATCGAACTGGCGGATCTCGAGGAACCGGATGGCTTGCTGTGGCTGGTCGACCGGTTGACGCAAGACCCGACCGAAGAGGTCCGCGCCGAAGCGGCACGGCTGCTGGAAGCCTGGGAGGACGAGCCCGTGGTCGAAGCACTGTGCCAGGCATTGACCGATCCCGCTCAGGCGGTGCAGGCCGCTGCCGCGCAAAGCCTCAGCCTGCTCAAGAGCGAAGCGGCGGGCCGGGTGATTCTGCCGTGGACCGGGCATGCCGACATCAGCGTACGCATTGCCGCGTTCAGGGCCTTGCGCGAGTTGCGGTTTCCCGCTGCTGCCCAAGCGGCTGTGGAAGCGCTGAATGATGAAGACGCCAGCGTTCGCCGCGAAGCCGTCGGCGTACTCGGCTGGCTCAAGCAGCTCGATGCCTTGCCGGCGCTGGCCCGATTGGCCAGTGACGATCCGGACACCGAAGTGCGCCGCGCCGCCACCGGGGCCTTGGGCCTGGCCTGCGATGCACTGGTGCTGCCGGCCCTGCGCCAGGCCCTGCAGGACCAGGCCTGGCAAGTGCGCGAAGAGGCCGCCACCACCCTGGGCAAGGTCGGACATGCCGACGCCGCGCCGGCACTGGTCGACGCCCTGGGCGACGATTACTGGCAAGTGCGTCTGCGCGCCACCCGCAGCCTCGGCCGCTTGCGCTACGTCCCGGCTCTGGACGCGCTGATCGAAACCCTTGGCCACCGCATCAGCAACCTGCGCAAGGAAGCCGCGCTGGCCCTCGGCGAGTTGAACGACAAAGGCGCCATCGCGCCCTTGCAGGCGGCACAGGACGACGGCGATCCGGAAGTGCGCAAGGCCGTGCGCATTGCGTTGAGTCAACTGCAATGA
- the imuA gene encoding translesion DNA synthesis-associated protein ImuA, which translates to MGAVVALDTLFNGGQVWRGRPAPPAASPQPTGHAALDAALPTGGWPEAALTEILLAGQGVGELRLVWPALARLSAAGERIVLVAPPYVPYPQAWQNAGVDLRQLSIIQASERDALWAAEQCLRSGSCGAVLCWPHKADDRTLRRLQVAAETGSTLAFAYRSIHEAINPSPAALRIAIDARPAQLRVLKCRGGLARSAPIAFPVGH; encoded by the coding sequence ATGGGCGCCGTCGTTGCGTTGGATACGCTGTTCAATGGCGGCCAGGTCTGGCGCGGGCGACCTGCGCCACCGGCCGCCAGCCCGCAACCCACCGGGCATGCCGCGCTGGATGCGGCGTTGCCCACGGGCGGCTGGCCGGAAGCGGCGTTGACGGAGATCCTGCTGGCCGGGCAGGGCGTCGGCGAGTTGCGACTGGTGTGGCCAGCGCTGGCGCGGTTGTCGGCGGCGGGTGAACGCATCGTGCTGGTGGCGCCGCCCTACGTGCCGTATCCCCAGGCGTGGCAGAACGCCGGGGTCGATCTGCGCCAGTTGTCGATCATCCAGGCCAGCGAGCGCGATGCCCTGTGGGCGGCGGAACAATGTTTGCGTTCGGGCAGTTGCGGCGCGGTGTTGTGCTGGCCGCACAAGGCCGATGACCGCACCTTGCGCCGCTTGCAGGTGGCGGCGGAAACCGGCTCGACCCTGGCATTCGCCTACCGCTCGATCCATGAAGCCATCAACCCTTCGCCCGCGGCCCTGCGCATCGCCATCGACGCCAGGCCCGCGCAGTTGCGTGTGCTCAAGTGCCGGGGCGGGTTGGCGCGTTCGGCACCGATTGCCTTCCCGGTGGGGCATTGA
- the lexA gene encoding transcriptional repressor LexA yields MYSMTTLTPRRTAILTFIRERIAEHGQSPSLAEISEAFGFASRSVARKHVLALTEAGFIEVNAHQARGIRLPGQPARPELLDIAVLGRVAAGAPIGADAEVHSRLLLDPSMFSRVPDYMLRVRGDSMIEDGILDGDLVGVHRNPEAVNGQIVVARLDGEVTIKRFERVGDAVRLLPRNPAYQPIIVRADQDLAIEGVFCGLVRQG; encoded by the coding sequence ATGTACTCCATGACGACTCTCACTCCCCGCCGTACCGCCATCCTGACCTTTATCCGCGAGCGAATCGCCGAGCACGGCCAGTCCCCGAGCCTCGCTGAAATCAGCGAGGCGTTCGGCTTCGCCTCCCGCAGCGTGGCGCGCAAGCATGTGCTGGCGCTGACCGAAGCCGGTTTCATCGAGGTCAATGCGCATCAGGCCCGGGGCATTCGTTTGCCCGGACAACCGGCCCGGCCCGAGCTGCTGGACATTGCGGTGCTCGGTCGGGTGGCGGCGGGTGCGCCGATCGGTGCCGATGCCGAGGTGCACAGCCGCTTGCTGCTCGACCCGTCGATGTTCTCCCGGGTGCCGGACTACATGCTGCGGGTCCGGGGCGACTCGATGATCGAGGACGGCATTCTCGACGGTGACCTGGTGGGTGTGCATCGCAATCCGGAGGCCGTCAACGGCCAGATCGTCGTGGCCCGGCTGGACGGGGAAGTCACCATCAAGCGTTTCGAGCGGGTCGGCGATGCCGTGCGCCTGTTGCCGCGCAACCCGGCGTATCAGCCGATCATCGTTCGCGCGGACCAGGACCTGGCCATCGAAGGGGTGTTCTGCGGTCTGGTGAGGCAAGGGTGA
- a CDS encoding DUF971 domain-containing protein, with product MNPVAIGNSRSRQQLRLNWPDGREQVLDHAELRRQCPCSQCRAFRLQGLAVKVDGRIRVIELNQQGYGLQLIFSDGHERGIYPWPYLSGLT from the coding sequence ATGAACCCGGTTGCGATTGGCAATTCCCGAAGCCGGCAGCAACTGCGCCTGAACTGGCCGGATGGTCGTGAGCAAGTGTTGGATCATGCCGAGTTGCGCCGGCAATGCCCGTGTTCGCAGTGCCGGGCGTTTCGGTTGCAAGGGCTGGCAGTGAAAGTCGACGGGCGCATCCGTGTGATTGAGCTCAATCAACAGGGCTACGGCCTGCAACTGATCTTCAGTGACGGCCACGAACGCGGCATTTACCCCTGGCCCTACCTCTCAGGACTCACCTGA
- a CDS encoding flavin reductase family protein, whose translation MQSFDFSTLSARDKYKILIGSVVPRPIALVTTIDGEGRINAAPFSFFNALSADPPILALGVENYGDQSPKDTTRNIQLNQEFTVNIVSDALVEAMNVCAVPFAPGFDELTAAGLTAIPGTTVKCPRIGEAPVALECRRMMALSIGQSREIIFGEVLMAHVRDELIDPKTLYIDQLGLDAIGRMGGHGYARTRDYFDLPTRSLQAWTDAPGGGQRFWPEGR comes from the coding sequence ATGCAAAGCTTCGACTTCAGCACATTGAGTGCGCGGGACAAATACAAGATCCTGATCGGCAGCGTGGTGCCACGGCCGATTGCCCTGGTCACCACCATCGACGGCGAAGGCCGGATCAACGCCGCGCCGTTCAGTTTCTTCAATGCCCTCTCCGCCGACCCGCCGATCCTCGCGCTGGGCGTGGAAAACTACGGCGACCAGAGCCCCAAGGACACCACCCGCAACATCCAGCTCAATCAGGAATTCACCGTGAACATCGTCAGCGATGCCCTGGTGGAAGCCATGAACGTCTGCGCCGTGCCCTTCGCCCCGGGTTTCGACGAACTGACGGCCGCGGGCCTTACCGCTATCCCGGGCACCACGGTCAAATGCCCGAGGATCGGCGAAGCACCCGTGGCGCTGGAATGCCGCAGGATGATGGCGCTGTCCATCGGGCAGTCGCGGGAGATCATCTTTGGCGAAGTGCTGATGGCCCATGTGCGGGATGAATTGATCGATCCGAAAACCTTGTACATCGACCAGTTGGGGCTCGATGCGATTGGCCGGATGGGTGGGCATGGGTATGCACGCACCCGGGATTATTTCGATTTGCCTACCCGGTCGTTGCAGGCATGGACGGATGCGCCGGGAGGTGGGCAGCGGTTCTGGCCTGAGGGCAGATAA
- a CDS encoding error-prone DNA polymerase has protein sequence MAAGLVRMTIEYAELHCLSNFSFQRGASSALELFQRAKKQGYQALAITDECTLSGIVRAWQAARSVELPLIIGNEIRIENGPKLVLLVENLEGYQTLCRLITRARRRTQKGQYRVLREDFSEPLPGLLVLWVPDAVDDVEPGRWLKQTFAERLWLAVQLHRGQDDSRRLNRLLTLASELGIPAVASGDVHMHARGRRALQDTMTAIRHHLPVAEAGLRLHPNGERHLRSLEALGDLYPQALLDETLNIARRCTFDLGQLRYQYPRELVPEGHTATSWLRVLTEQGIAWRWPQGQAKVLLQIDKELQLIAELGYESYFLTVHDIVRFAREQKILCQGRGSAANSAVCFALGITEIDPDRTTLLFERFLSRERNEPPDIDVDFEHERREEVLQYVFRRYGRARAALTAVVSTYHSAGAVRDVAKALGLPPDQVNALADCYGHWSDDTPPVERLREGGFDPDSPVLRRVLSLTGQLIGFPRHLSQHPGGFVISEQPLDSLVPVENAAMADRTIIQWDKDDLDAVGLLKVDILALGMLSAIRRCFDLLRRHRHLDLSLATIPAEDSQTYDMIGHADTVGVFQIESRAQMSMLPRLKPRTFYDLVIEVAIVRPGPIQGGMVHPYLRRRNKEEPETYPSPELEAVLKRTLGVPLFQEQVMQIAIVAADYSPGEADQLRRSMAAWKRHGGLEPHKDRLAAGMKKNGYTPEFAALIFEQIKGFGSYGFPESHAASFALLTYASCWLKCHEPAAFACALINSWPMGFYSPDQILQDARRHHLQIRPVDVRASDWDCSLEPITGAQPAIRMGLRMIKGFREEDARRIEAARSKGVFIDIADLGERARLDARAQEQLADAGALRGLAGDRHRARWEVAGVQKQLGLFAGLPRQEEEAVSLPKPTVGEDLLADYSSVGTTLGPHPLALLRGELKARRCRSSKELMDVEHGRPVSVAGLVTGRQRPGTASGVTFVTLEDEFGNVNVVVWRDLADRQRQVLVGSQLLKVDGRWEKEGEVRHLIAGRLSDLSPLLDGISVRSRDFR, from the coding sequence GTGGCTGCAGGGCTGGTTCGCATGACCATCGAATATGCAGAGCTGCACTGCCTGTCGAACTTCAGTTTCCAGCGCGGAGCCTCCAGTGCCCTTGAGCTCTTTCAGCGGGCGAAAAAGCAGGGCTATCAAGCCCTGGCAATCACCGACGAGTGCACCCTGTCAGGCATTGTCCGCGCCTGGCAAGCAGCCAGATCCGTGGAACTGCCGCTGATCATCGGCAACGAAATCCGCATTGAGAACGGTCCGAAACTGGTTCTGCTGGTCGAAAACCTCGAGGGCTACCAGACCCTGTGCCGACTGATTACCCGAGCCCGACGCCGCACGCAAAAAGGCCAGTATCGGGTGCTGCGGGAAGACTTCAGCGAACCGCTGCCGGGACTGCTGGTGTTGTGGGTGCCGGACGCGGTCGATGACGTTGAGCCCGGTCGCTGGCTGAAACAGACCTTCGCCGAACGGCTGTGGCTGGCGGTCCAGTTGCATCGCGGTCAGGACGATAGCCGCCGGCTGAACCGGCTGCTGACGCTGGCAAGTGAGCTGGGCATCCCGGCTGTGGCCAGCGGCGATGTACATATGCACGCGCGCGGGCGGCGCGCCTTGCAGGACACCATGACCGCGATCCGCCATCACCTGCCGGTGGCCGAGGCCGGCTTGCGCCTGCACCCCAATGGCGAGCGCCATTTGCGCAGCCTCGAGGCCTTGGGCGATCTGTATCCGCAAGCATTGCTCGACGAAACGCTGAACATCGCCCGGCGCTGCACGTTCGACCTCGGCCAGTTGCGTTATCAGTACCCTCGGGAGCTGGTGCCCGAGGGGCACACGGCCACCTCCTGGCTGCGGGTGCTGACGGAACAGGGCATCGCGTGGCGCTGGCCACAAGGCCAGGCCAAGGTGCTGCTGCAGATCGACAAGGAACTGCAGCTGATCGCCGAGCTGGGTTACGAAAGCTATTTCCTCACGGTTCACGACATTGTGCGTTTCGCCCGCGAGCAGAAGATTCTTTGCCAGGGCCGTGGGTCGGCCGCCAACTCGGCGGTGTGCTTTGCCCTGGGGATCACCGAAATCGATCCGGATCGCACCACGCTGTTGTTTGAACGCTTTCTCTCCAGGGAGCGCAACGAACCACCGGACATCGACGTCGATTTCGAACACGAGCGGCGTGAAGAAGTCCTGCAGTACGTGTTCCGGCGCTATGGCCGAGCCCGCGCGGCGCTGACCGCGGTGGTCAGCACCTATCACTCGGCCGGCGCGGTGCGCGACGTGGCCAAGGCCTTGGGGTTGCCGCCGGACCAGGTCAATGCCCTGGCCGATTGCTACGGTCACTGGAGCGATGACACACCTCCCGTGGAGCGCCTGCGCGAAGGCGGTTTCGACCCCGACAGCCCGGTGTTGCGCCGGGTGCTGAGCCTGACCGGGCAGTTGATCGGCTTTCCCCGGCACCTGTCCCAGCACCCCGGCGGCTTCGTGATTTCCGAGCAGCCCCTGGACAGCCTGGTGCCGGTGGAAAACGCCGCCATGGCCGATCGCACCATCATCCAGTGGGACAAGGACGACCTGGACGCGGTCGGGCTGCTCAAAGTCGACATTCTGGCCCTCGGCATGCTCAGCGCGATTCGCCGCTGCTTTGATCTTTTGCGTCGGCACCGCCACCTTGACCTGAGCCTGGCGACGATCCCGGCCGAGGATTCGCAGACCTACGACATGATCGGCCATGCGGACACCGTCGGCGTGTTCCAGATCGAGTCCCGGGCGCAGATGTCGATGCTGCCGAGGCTCAAGCCCCGGACCTTCTATGACCTGGTGATCGAGGTAGCGATCGTGCGGCCGGGGCCGATTCAGGGCGGCATGGTTCACCCTTATCTGCGGCGGCGAAACAAGGAAGAGCCCGAGACCTATCCCTCCCCGGAACTGGAAGCCGTGCTCAAACGCACCCTGGGCGTGCCACTGTTCCAGGAACAGGTAATGCAGATCGCTATCGTCGCCGCCGACTACAGCCCCGGCGAAGCCGATCAATTGCGCCGTTCCATGGCCGCCTGGAAGCGCCACGGCGGACTGGAGCCGCACAAGGATCGCCTGGCCGCCGGGATGAAGAAAAATGGCTATACGCCCGAGTTCGCGGCACTGATCTTCGAACAGATCAAAGGCTTTGGCAGCTACGGTTTCCCCGAGTCCCATGCCGCCAGTTTTGCCTTGCTGACCTACGCCAGTTGCTGGTTGAAATGCCACGAACCGGCGGCCTTCGCCTGTGCGCTGATCAACAGTTGGCCCATGGGTTTCTACAGCCCGGATCAGATTCTGCAGGACGCGCGCCGGCACCACTTGCAGATCCGCCCGGTGGACGTGCGGGCCAGCGACTGGGATTGCAGCCTGGAACCGATCACCGGTGCGCAGCCGGCGATTCGCATGGGATTGCGGATGATCAAGGGGTTTCGCGAGGAAGATGCCCGGCGTATCGAAGCGGCACGGTCAAAGGGGGTGTTCATCGATATCGCCGACCTTGGCGAACGGGCGCGACTCGATGCCCGTGCCCAGGAACAACTGGCCGATGCCGGGGCGCTGCGCGGGCTGGCCGGCGACCGGCATCGGGCGCGCTGGGAGGTGGCGGGGGTGCAGAAACAGCTCGGTTTGTTTGCCGGGCTGCCGCGCCAGGAGGAAGAGGCGGTGTCGTTGCCCAAACCCACCGTGGGCGAGGACCTGCTGGCCGATTACAGCAGTGTCGGCACCACCCTCGGGCCGCATCCGCTGGCGTTGCTGCGGGGTGAATTGAAAGCCCGGCGTTGTCGCAGTTCGAAAGAGCTCATGGATGTCGAGCACGGCCGACCGGTCAGCGTCGCCGGACTGGTAACCGGCCGACAACGCCCGGGCACCGCCAGTGGCGTGACCTTCGTCACCCTGGAAGACGAGTTCGGCAACGTCAATGTGGTGGTCTGGCGCGACCTGGCCGACCGGCAGCGACAGGTGCTGGTCGGCTCGCAGTTGCTCAAGGTCGACGGGCGCTGGGAAAAGGAAGGCGAGGTGCGCCACCTGATTGCCGGACGCTTGAGCGACCTGAGCCCGTTGCTCGACGGCATCAGCGTGCGCAGCCGGGATTTCCGTTGA